In Candidatus Bathyarchaeia archaeon, the sequence TCATTAAAGACTTGATTGATAACTTCAGAGCAGAAAATTGTGGTTTAACAGTCAGCTTTAAGGTTACTGACAAAGTCGAGCCCTATGTGGCTAATAGAGATACGATAGTTGTTAAGGCTTTGAGGGAGGCGATACTTGAGGAAACAGGTGAAGAAGCCAAGTTAATTCGTAAAACCGGGACAGGCGATATGAATATTTTCGGAACCCATTTCAAAATTCCAGTTGCCACGTATGGTCCAGGAGACTCAGCTCTAAGCCATTCTCTTAATGAATATATAGAGATCCCGGAATATTTAATTAGCATAAAGGTTTATAAAAAAGCCGTGAAAAAAATCCTGAGTCTTGGGAGTCCAGAATTAATTGATGATACCAATTCATGATGAAAATAGACCATCTAAAATACCTTATGTAAACTACATACTAATTATTCTGAATGTAGTAGTGTTCTTCTTTTTCTTCATTCAAGGATATCGAGCTTTTAAAAATTCTATTGGGAAATATGGGGTGATTCCAATCTATATTCTTAGGGGGGAGAGATTTGAGACTCTTTTTACAAGCATGTTTATACATGCCGATATCCTGCATCTTCTCGGAAATATGCTTTATCTTTGGGTTTTCGGAGATAACATTGAAGATGCATTAGGGCACATGAAATATCTAGCATTCTATCTAATTGGCGGCTTATTCGCTGGTTTAGCCCATATAGCTTCAACGCTCTTATCTATTTACGTGAGTCCAATTCCATACGTAATAGTTGAACTTAGCACGCCAGCCGTAGGGGCATCCGGAGCCATTTCAGCCGTTCTAGGAGCATACATGTTTCTATATCCTAACGCAAGGATAAGAACAATTGTTTTCTATATTTTCATCACGATTGTTAGCATACCAGCATCCTATTATTTGGGATTCTGGTTTCTCTATCAATTGTTAATGGGTTTCATATCTTTAAGCAGCATGACATCAGGTGTGGCTGTCTGGGCACATATAGGTGGCTTCGTTTTTGGACTATTAATTGTTAAGGCTTTTGGCATTAAGCCCAGAGGGGTGGCTCCTACTAGGGTTAGAGGGGTCTATGAACCCATTATAGCACCTCAGGTTAGAACGCCACTCGTAGACGTTTATGTTGAACCCGATAGGGTTTTTATAGTAGCTTATATGCCCGGCGTTGAGATCGGCGATATAAGACTAACAGTCTCGGAATTGGATGTTATAATTGAAGCTGAGCGCGAAGATGTAAGATTCTATAGACACCTAGAACTACCAGTTCCAGTGATACCCAAAGTTGAGAATCTAACATTTAGAAATGGTGCGCTCAGCTTCACGCTCTATAGATTAATCTTTTAGTAATTGACATGAAAAACCTAGTCTAGGCTAGAAATTATTTTGTTAGGTCGATTTTTAGAGAATTTATATCTGAGGAACCTTAAAATACAATCAGGGTGAGGTAAAAATTGTAATGGGACCTGGTTTGACTAGTTATATAATATTTGCCTGCCCAAAATGTGGGCTAATCAGATACGCTAAAGATGGGCAAAAGACCGCTAAATGCTTAGGATGCAATTATCAGATTCAAATTGATCCACAGAAGATTAAGATTATAGCTAAGGTCAGAGATGTCAGAGATGCTATTGAACTTGTCAAAGTATATAAGATTAAGAGAAAATAATGTCATTTATTCAAGATACTCGGTGAAAAATAGATCCTGCAGGAAGAGATGGTTGGGTGAACAATAACTTGTCCAGTAAAGAGGGTGGTAAAAGCGACAAGATACGTTTAATGGCTGAGTTATTAAGGAGTGGCGCTACATTAACTGATCTTTCATGCCCAGTTTGCGCATCGCCATTATTCAGACTTAAGAGTGGCGAATTGTGGTGTGCCCAATGCCAGAAAAAAGTAATAGTTGTTAAAGAGGAGGAAGAGGCTAGGGAGGTTGAGGTTTTATCAGCGTTAAGTCAAGCTGAATCAACACTCCTAATGAAGATATGGGAGATCAATGAGAGACTTAGGATTGAGGATAACCCAGAGGAGATTGGAAGATTAAGTAGTGTAATGTCAACTCTACTGGAAAATCTTGAAAGAATAAGAAGAATTGGGAAA encodes:
- a CDS encoding rhomboid family intramembrane serine protease encodes the protein MIPIHDENRPSKIPYVNYILIILNVVVFFFFFIQGYRAFKNSIGKYGVIPIYILRGERFETLFTSMFIHADILHLLGNMLYLWVFGDNIEDALGHMKYLAFYLIGGLFAGLAHIASTLLSIYVSPIPYVIVELSTPAVGASGAISAVLGAYMFLYPNARIRTIVFYIFITIVSIPASYYLGFWFLYQLLMGFISLSSMTSGVAVWAHIGGFVFGLLIVKAFGIKPRGVAPTRVRGVYEPIIAPQVRTPLVDVYVEPDRVFIVAYMPGVEIGDIRLTVSELDVIIEAEREDVRFYRHLELPVPVIPKVENLTFRNGALSFTLYRLIF
- a CDS encoding DUF1922 domain-containing protein; translated protein: MTSYIIFACPKCGLIRYAKDGQKTAKCLGCNYQIQIDPQKIKIIAKVRDVRDAIELVKVYKIKRK
- a CDS encoding Sjogren's syndrome/scleroderma autoantigen 1 family protein; amino-acid sequence: MSSKEGGKSDKIRLMAELLRSGATLTDLSCPVCASPLFRLKSGELWCAQCQKKVIVVKEEEEAREVEVLSALSQAESTLLMKIWEINERLRIEDNPEEIGRLSSVMSTLLENLERIRRIGKMRK